A genomic segment from Paramixta manurensis encodes:
- a CDS encoding amino acid permease, protein MDKKLGLTALTALVLSSMLGAGVFSLPQNMAAVASPAALLIGWAITGVGIIFLALALLLLTRLKPELDGGIFTYARAGFGELVGFCSAWGYWLCAVIANVSYLVIVFSALGFFTDTPGHVVFGEGNTWQAVLGASLLLWLVHGLVLRGVQTAASINLVATLGKLLPLGVFILLAIAAFNFDRFTVDFSGVQLGQPVWEQVKSTMLITLWVFIGVEGAVVVSARARHKRDVGKATLMAVIAALGVYLLVTLLSLGIVPRAELAEMRNPSMAGLMTHLIGQWGNALIATGLVVSVCGAYLSWTIMAAEVPFLAAQQSAFPRTLNKQNRHGAPSASLWLTNGSVQVCLLLIWLTNSDYGTLLTIASEMVLVPYLLVGAYLFKVARWQQKPWATFIAVGASLYGIWLLYASGPLHLLLSIVLYAPGVLLFLFARRGGRGEQRLSRYERVAVLALILGAFPALWALAK, encoded by the coding sequence TTGGATAAAAAATTGGGTCTTACTGCGCTCACTGCGTTGGTGCTGAGTTCGATGTTGGGCGCTGGCGTCTTTAGCCTGCCGCAAAATATGGCAGCCGTTGCCAGTCCTGCCGCTTTGCTGATTGGCTGGGCCATTACCGGCGTAGGAATTATTTTCCTGGCGTTAGCATTACTGTTGTTGACCCGCTTAAAGCCAGAGTTGGATGGCGGCATTTTTACCTATGCGCGCGCAGGGTTTGGCGAACTGGTCGGTTTTTGCTCCGCATGGGGTTACTGGTTGTGCGCGGTTATTGCGAATGTTTCCTACCTGGTAATTGTGTTTTCCGCCCTCGGTTTTTTTACCGACACGCCCGGGCATGTGGTGTTTGGCGAAGGCAACACCTGGCAAGCGGTGTTGGGCGCTTCACTACTGCTCTGGCTGGTTCACGGGTTGGTACTGCGTGGTGTGCAAACTGCCGCCAGTATTAACCTGGTTGCCACACTCGGCAAACTGCTGCCGCTTGGCGTCTTTATCCTGCTGGCTATCGCCGCGTTTAATTTTGACCGCTTCACCGTTGATTTCAGCGGAGTACAACTCGGCCAACCGGTGTGGGAACAGGTCAAAAGCACCATGTTAATTACGTTGTGGGTGTTTATTGGCGTAGAAGGCGCGGTGGTGGTTTCAGCGCGGGCGCGCCATAAACGCGATGTCGGCAAGGCCACATTAATGGCGGTGATCGCGGCACTCGGTGTGTACCTGCTGGTCACCCTGCTTTCACTGGGCATTGTGCCGCGCGCTGAGTTAGCGGAAATGCGTAATCCATCCATGGCCGGATTGATGACGCACTTAATTGGCCAGTGGGGGAATGCCCTTATCGCCACCGGTTTGGTGGTTTCGGTCTGTGGCGCTTATCTGAGTTGGACAATTATGGCCGCCGAAGTGCCGTTTCTGGCCGCGCAACAAAGCGCCTTCCCGCGCACGCTCAACAAACAGAACCGCCATGGCGCGCCTTCGGCGTCACTGTGGTTAACCAATGGCAGCGTACAGGTGTGTTTATTATTGATTTGGTTAACCAATTCAGATTATGGCACCTTACTGACCATCGCTTCTGAAATGGTGCTGGTGCCGTATCTACTGGTCGGTGCCTATCTGTTTAAAGTTGCGCGTTGGCAGCAAAAACCATGGGCAACGTTTATTGCGGTGGGTGCCAGCCTCTATGGGATATGGTTACTCTACGCCTCTGGTCCATTACATTTACTGCTATCAATCGTGCTGTATGCACCGGGCGTATTGCTGTTCCTCTTCGCGCGCCGTGGCGGGCGTGGTGAACAGCGTCTGAGTCGCTATGAGCGCGTCGCGGTACTGGCTTTGATCCTTGGCGCCTTCCCGGCGCTGTGGGCGCTGGCAAAATAA
- the rstA gene encoding two-component system response regulator RstA — translation MNKIVFVEDDQDVGELIAAYLGRHGIDVVVENRGDRAEAVIADINPDLVLLDIMLPGKDGMTLCRDLRAIWAGPIVLLTSLDSDMNHILSLEMGANDYILKTTPPAVLLARLRLHLRQASATGTTTEEIAPTLAGHKALRFGSLFIDPVNRQVTLSNEVIALSTADFDLLWELATHAGQTLNRDALLKTLRGVSYDGLDRSIDVAISRLRKKLHDSATEPYRIKTIRNKGYLFAPHAWETRPE, via the coding sequence ATGAATAAAATCGTATTTGTTGAAGATGATCAGGATGTCGGCGAACTTATCGCCGCCTATTTAGGCCGTCACGGCATTGATGTGGTTGTTGAAAATCGGGGCGATCGGGCAGAAGCGGTGATTGCCGACATTAATCCCGATTTGGTGTTGCTGGATATTATGCTACCTGGCAAAGATGGCATGACGTTGTGCCGCGACTTGCGCGCTATCTGGGCGGGCCCGATTGTGTTGCTGACCTCGCTGGACAGCGATATGAACCATATTCTGTCGCTCGAAATGGGCGCTAATGATTACATTTTAAAAACCACGCCGCCGGCGGTATTGCTGGCTCGGCTTCGGCTGCATTTGCGGCAGGCCAGCGCGACCGGTACCACCACCGAAGAGATAGCGCCAACCCTCGCCGGGCATAAAGCCTTGCGTTTCGGTAGCCTGTTTATCGATCCGGTGAATCGCCAGGTCACCTTATCGAATGAAGTCATTGCCCTCTCTACCGCCGATTTTGATCTCTTGTGGGAGTTGGCTACCCATGCCGGACAAACGCTGAACCGTGACGCCCTGCTCAAAACACTGCGTGGCGTCAGCTATGACGGTCTTGACCGGAGTATTGATGTCGCTATCTCCCGGCTGCGCAAAAAACTTCATGACAGCGCGACCGAGCCTTATCGCATTAAAACTATCCGCAATAAAGGCTATCTGTTCGCGCCACATGCCTGGGAAACGCGCCCGGAATGA
- the rstB gene encoding two-component system sensor histidine kinase RstB has translation MRKLFVQFYLLLFVCFLVMTMLVGLVYKFTAERAGRQSMDDLMKSSLYLMRSELREIPPRDWNKTIDNLDLNLSFKLHIEPIGKYKLEPGSMRRLRAGEIVALDDEYTFLQHIPRSHYVLAVGPIPYLFYLHEMRILDIALLAFIGMSLALPVFIWMRPHWKDMLKLETAAQRLGQGHLDERIHFDNTSSLIRLGVAFNQMADNINTLVASKKQLIDGIAHELRTPLVRLRYRLEMSDNLSEAESGALNRDIGQLEALIEELLTYARLDRPRVDLNLQRVDLAVWLQERVEDMRDINPQHEIALDMPQRENIGMSDNRLMERVLDNLVNNALRYANQRLRVGLWFDGNIACLQVEDDGPGIPLNERERVFEPFVRLDPSRDRATGGCGLGLAIVHSIAQALGGYVMIDSSPLGGASVRFCWPVDLPLRVTKTA, from the coding sequence ATGAGAAAGCTCTTTGTTCAGTTTTACCTCTTGCTGTTTGTCTGCTTCCTGGTGATGACGATGCTGGTTGGGCTGGTGTATAAATTCACCGCCGAGCGCGCGGGTCGGCAATCAATGGATGATTTGATGAAAAGTTCGCTCTATCTGATGCGTAGCGAACTGCGCGAAATCCCACCGCGCGACTGGAATAAAACCATCGATAATCTCGATCTTAACCTGTCATTTAAATTACATATTGAACCGATCGGCAAATATAAGCTGGAGCCGGGAAGTATGCGCCGCCTGCGCGCTGGGGAGATTGTGGCGCTCGACGACGAATATACCTTCCTCCAACATATTCCACGCAGCCACTATGTGTTAGCCGTCGGCCCCATCCCCTATCTGTTTTACCTGCACGAAATGCGGATTCTGGATATTGCCCTGCTGGCGTTTATCGGTATGTCGTTGGCATTGCCAGTGTTTATCTGGATGCGCCCACATTGGAAAGACATGCTGAAACTGGAAACGGCGGCGCAACGTTTAGGCCAGGGACATTTGGATGAGCGCATTCATTTTGATAACACCTCCAGTCTGATTCGTCTTGGCGTTGCCTTTAACCAGATGGCGGACAACATCAATACGCTGGTCGCCAGTAAAAAACAGCTTATCGACGGCATTGCGCACGAATTACGCACCCCATTGGTACGTCTGCGTTACCGTCTGGAAATGAGCGATAACTTGAGCGAGGCGGAGTCTGGCGCGCTCAATCGCGATATTGGTCAACTTGAAGCGTTAATCGAAGAGCTATTAACCTATGCCCGCCTTGATCGTCCCCGCGTCGATCTGAATTTGCAACGTGTCGATCTGGCGGTCTGGTTACAAGAGCGCGTTGAAGATATGCGTGACATTAACCCGCAGCACGAAATCGCGCTGGACATGCCACAACGCGAAAATATCGGCATGTCGGATAACCGTCTAATGGAGCGCGTGCTGGATAATCTGGTTAATAACGCGCTGCGTTATGCCAACCAGCGGCTACGCGTTGGGCTATGGTTCGATGGCAATATCGCCTGTTTACAGGTGGAAGATGATGGGCCGGGGATTCCTTTAAATGAGCGCGAGCGGGTTTTTGAGCCGTTTGTTCGGCTCGATCCTAGCCGTGACCGCGCGACTGGCGGCTGTGGCCTCGGTCTGGCCATTGTCCACTCTATCGCCCAGGCGCTGGGAGGTTATGTGATGATTGATAGTAGCCCGCTCGGCGGCGCCAGTGTTCGCTTTTGCTGGCCGGTTGATTTACCCTTGCGGGTAACCAAAACCGCCTGA
- a CDS encoding carboxypeptidase M32 — translation MTSAYQQLTHTFQRLARFSHLSAIAGWDMQTMMPPAGSQARGEALAELSVLQHSILTDAAIKPWLDAAEQESLDDVQRANLHEMRRAWQQAAILPASLVEAKSIAGSRCEHAWRQQRPANDWQGFATNLKEVVKLSRQEAEIRAQANGCSRYDALLDVFEPGMTSARLDELFGALKQWLPPLLQRIVEKQRQESVEQPVGPFAIESQRQLGLSIMQVLGFDFNAGRLDVSAHPFCGGVPEDVRITTRYNEKEFLSAMMGVIHETGHARYEQNLPKSWPGQPVALARSTAIHESQSLFMEMQLARSAECLQLILPQVIRHIGEGTALNANNFVRLNQRVKPGFIRVDADEVSYPTHVILRYEIERALIAGDIEVEDIPALWDEKMQRYLGIDTRGNYRDGCMQDIHWTDGAFGYFPTYTLGAMYAAQLFQAVKRALPDLTQLIATGDLQPIFSWLEQNIWQHGSRFSTRQLIENATGEDLNPEYFRRHLEQRYL, via the coding sequence ATGACTTCAGCTTATCAACAACTGACCCATACTTTTCAGCGCCTGGCGCGCTTTAGCCACCTTTCCGCCATTGCCGGTTGGGATATGCAAACCATGATGCCGCCAGCGGGCAGCCAGGCTCGCGGCGAGGCGTTGGCGGAATTGAGCGTTTTGCAGCACAGCATTCTGACCGATGCCGCAATTAAACCGTGGCTGGACGCGGCGGAGCAAGAGTCGCTGGATGATGTGCAGCGCGCTAACCTGCATGAAATGCGCCGCGCCTGGCAACAGGCGGCTATCCTGCCCGCATCATTAGTAGAAGCAAAATCTATCGCGGGCTCGCGTTGCGAGCATGCCTGGCGGCAGCAGCGTCCGGCCAACGATTGGCAGGGGTTCGCTACCAACTTAAAAGAAGTGGTTAAACTTAGCCGTCAGGAAGCCGAAATCCGCGCTCAGGCCAACGGATGTTCACGTTATGATGCGCTGTTGGATGTGTTTGAGCCGGGGATGACCAGCGCCCGGCTAGATGAACTGTTTGGCGCACTGAAACAGTGGCTTCCGCCATTACTACAACGTATTGTGGAAAAACAGCGTCAGGAGTCGGTCGAGCAGCCCGTTGGTCCCTTTGCCATTGAGTCACAGCGCCAGCTTGGCCTGAGCATTATGCAGGTGCTTGGCTTTGACTTTAACGCCGGTCGCCTTGACGTGAGCGCGCATCCTTTCTGCGGCGGCGTACCGGAAGATGTGCGGATTACCACGCGTTATAATGAAAAAGAGTTTCTCAGCGCGATGATGGGCGTGATCCATGAAACCGGTCACGCGCGTTATGAGCAAAATCTGCCAAAAAGCTGGCCGGGCCAACCGGTCGCGCTGGCGCGTTCGACCGCCATCCATGAGTCACAAAGTCTGTTTATGGAGATGCAGTTGGCCCGCAGCGCCGAGTGTCTTCAGTTGATCCTGCCGCAAGTCATCCGCCATATCGGCGAAGGCACAGCGCTGAATGCGAATAACTTTGTTCGCCTTAACCAGCGGGTTAAACCGGGTTTTATTCGCGTCGATGCCGATGAAGTCAGCTATCCTACCCACGTCATTTTGCGCTATGAAATTGAACGCGCCTTGATTGCCGGTGATATTGAGGTTGAGGATATTCCGGCATTATGGGATGAGAAAATGCAGCGTTATCTCGGCATTGATACGCGTGGTAACTATCGTGACGGTTGTATGCAAGATATTCACTGGACCGATGGGGCGTTTGGCTACTTTCCGACCTATACGCTCGGCGCAATGTACGCCGCACAGTTATTCCAGGCGGTAAAACGCGCATTGCCGGATTTGACGCAACTGATTGCAACCGGCGATTTGCAGCCAATATTTAGCTGGCTGGAGCAGAATATCTGGCAGCACGGTAGCCGCTTTAGCACCCGTCAGTTGATTGAAAACGCCACCGGCGAAGATCTAAACCCGGAGTATTTTCGTCGCCATTTAGAGCAACGTTATTTATAA
- the asr gene encoding acid resistance repetitive basic protein Asr codes for MKKLFALVVAAAMGLSSVAFAADTTAAPATTTTQASTTAAPAKAATHKTTHHKKHKKAAKKSAAQKAQAAKKAHHKKVAKKPVAQKAQAAKKVHHKKVAKKPVAQKAQAAKKVHHKKVVKKAAAK; via the coding sequence ATGAAAAAGTTATTTGCTCTGGTTGTAGCCGCTGCTATGGGTCTGTCTTCAGTTGCTTTCGCTGCTGATACTACCGCTGCGCCAGCCACCACGACTACTCAGGCTTCAACAACTGCGGCTCCGGCTAAAGCAGCAACGCACAAAACCACGCATCATAAAAAACACAAAAAAGCCGCTAAAAAATCTGCTGCACAGAAAGCACAGGCAGCGAAAAAAGCGCACCACAAAAAAGTGGCCAAAAAGCCAGTAGCGCAGAAAGCACAAGCAGCGAAAAAAGTTCACCACAAAAAAGTGGCTAAAAAACCGGTAGCGCAGAAAGCACAGGCAGCGAAAAAAGTTCACCACAAGAAAGTTGTGAAAAAAGCGGCAGCGAAATAA
- a CDS encoding trypsin-like serine peptidase, translating into MRITAVFLVGFLSLSFYTHADDDATSEDDTRTLFFGKDDRKPVADTTSIPWEAIGQLETESGNLCSATLISAHLALTAGHCLVNPPDGSLDKPVALRFIAGEKGWRYEIHDIIARVNPALGKKLKPDGDGWIVPASAAPDDYGLIILRNPPSGITPVPLFEGSRSELTAALKATGRKVTQAGYPEDHLDTLYSHQDCLITGWAQRTVLSHQCDTLPGDSGSPLLLKNQAGWQLIAVQSSAPAAKDRYRADNRAIAVTAFREQLETLAK; encoded by the coding sequence ATGCGCATAACGGCTGTGTTTTTAGTGGGTTTTTTATCCTTATCGTTTTATACCCATGCGGATGACGATGCGACCAGCGAAGACGATACCCGGACGCTGTTTTTTGGCAAAGATGATCGTAAACCGGTTGCAGACACCACCAGCATTCCCTGGGAAGCCATTGGTCAGTTAGAGACGGAAAGTGGCAACCTCTGTAGCGCGACGTTAATTTCCGCCCATTTAGCGCTCACTGCCGGACACTGTCTGGTCAACCCGCCGGATGGTTCGCTGGATAAGCCGGTCGCGTTGCGCTTTATCGCCGGTGAAAAAGGCTGGCGCTATGAAATTCACGATATTATCGCGCGGGTCAATCCGGCTCTGGGCAAAAAGCTCAAACCAGACGGCGATGGCTGGATTGTTCCGGCATCGGCCGCCCCGGATGATTATGGTTTGATTATCTTGCGTAACCCGCCGTCGGGCATTACGCCGGTTCCGTTGTTCGAGGGATCGCGGAGCGAACTAACCGCTGCGCTAAAAGCTACCGGGCGCAAAGTGACGCAGGCCGGTTACCCGGAGGATCATCTGGATACGCTCTACTCCCATCAGGATTGTTTAATTACCGGTTGGGCTCAACGTACCGTTCTCTCGCACCAGTGCGATACCTTGCCGGGCGATAGCGGTTCACCTTTGTTATTGAAAAACCAGGCGGGCTGGCAACTGATTGCGGTACAAAGTTCGGCGCCTGCTGCGAAAGATCGTTACCGGGCCGATAACCGGGCGATTGCGGTAACCGCTTTTCGTGAGCAACTGGAAACGCTGGCGAAATAG
- the hrpA gene encoding ATP-dependent RNA helicase HrpA has protein sequence MSVEPNTSPLAALWSRLDEVSLRDRQRFQRRLQGAKKIKNPAALREVAESLRHEIDAAQQRIQQRRAATPVITFPENLPVSQKQQDIAAAIRDHQVVIVAGETGSGKTTQLPKICLALGRGVKGLIGHTQPRRLAARTVANRIAEELESTLGGCVGYKVRFNDQVGDTTQVKLMTDGILLAEIQHDRMLMQYDTLIIDEAHERSLNIDFLLGYLRELLPRRPDLKVIITSATIDPERFSRHFNQAPIIEVSGRTYPVEMRYRPVAEEADESDRDQLQAIFDAVDELGQESRGDILIFMSGEREIRDTADALQKRDLPHTEILPLYARLSNAEQNRVFQSHGGRRIVLATNVAETSLTVPGIKYVIDPGTARISRYSYRTKVQRLPIEPISQASANQRKGRCGRVSEGICIRLYSEDDFLSRPAFTDPEILRTNLASVILQMTALGLGDISAFPFVEAPDKRHIQDGVRLLEELGAIVQQEQQRYQLTASGRQLAQLPVDPRLARMVLEAQKYGCVREAMIITAALSIQDPRERPVEKQQASDEKHRRFADKESDFLTFVNLWNYVQEQQKALSGNQFRRQCKSDYLNYLRVREWQDIYTQLRQVVRELGMPVNSEPAPYREIHTALLTGLLSHIGQKDAEKQEFTGARNARFAIFPGSGLFKKPPKWTMVAELVETSRLWGRIAARIDPEWIEPVAQHLLKRSYSEPHWEKAQGAVMAAEKVTLYGLPIVAARKVNYGKIDPQLSRELFIRHALVEGDWQTRHAFFQANQRLRNEVEDLEHKTRRRDILVDDETLFTFYDSRIGHDVVSARHFDSWWKTAGRETPELLNFDKQMLIKEGAEAVSKLDYPNFWYQGNLKLRLSYQFEPGADADGVTVHIPLPLLNQVDAAGFEWQIPGVRRELVIALIKSLPKPIRRNFVPAPNYAEAFLGRATPLETPLLDALEREFRRMSGVTIEREAWQWEQVPDHLKITFRVVDDKNRKLKEGKDLTELKAQLKEKVQETLSNVADEGLEQSGLHIWSFGDLPDHFEQKRGNYSVKAWPALVDEKESVAIRLFDSQHEQQKRMWQGQRRLLLLNIPSPIKYLHEKLPNKAKLGLYFNPYGKVLDLIDDCIACGVDKLIAGFGGPTWKRDEFTRLHDKVRAELNDTVVEIAQSVEQILTAVFTINKRLKGRVDMSMALALSDIKAQMAGLVYRGFVTQNGWKRLPDTLRYLQAIERRLEKLPVDPHSDRARMLKVEQVQQAWQSWLNKLPPLRRDDEDVQEIRWMIEELRVSYFAQQLGTPFPISDKRIIQAMEQIVA, from the coding sequence ATGTCTGTAGAACCCAATACTTCGCCGTTAGCGGCGCTCTGGTCCCGTCTTGATGAGGTCTCACTACGTGACCGTCAGCGTTTCCAGCGTCGCTTACAAGGCGCAAAGAAAATAAAAAATCCGGCAGCCCTGCGTGAAGTTGCTGAGTCATTGCGTCATGAAATTGATGCGGCACAACAACGAATACAGCAACGACGCGCCGCGACGCCGGTGATTACGTTTCCGGAAAACCTGCCGGTTAGTCAGAAGCAGCAGGATATTGCGGCGGCGATTCGCGATCATCAGGTGGTGATTGTCGCCGGTGAAACGGGTTCCGGTAAAACCACTCAATTGCCCAAAATTTGCCTGGCGCTGGGGCGCGGCGTGAAAGGGTTAATCGGTCATACACAGCCGCGTCGCCTGGCGGCGCGTACCGTGGCTAACCGTATTGCCGAGGAGTTAGAGAGCACGCTGGGCGGCTGCGTAGGTTATAAAGTGCGTTTTAACGATCAGGTCGGTGACACAACCCAAGTGAAACTGATGACCGACGGCATTTTGCTGGCGGAGATCCAGCACGATCGGATGCTGATGCAGTATGACACTCTGATTATTGATGAAGCGCATGAACGTAGCCTGAATATCGACTTTTTGCTCGGCTACCTACGTGAGTTATTGCCGCGTCGCCCGGATCTGAAAGTCATTATTACTTCCGCCACCATCGACCCGGAGCGGTTCTCACGCCACTTTAATCAGGCGCCCATTATCGAAGTGTCCGGGCGGACTTATCCGGTTGAGATGCGTTATCGTCCGGTGGCGGAAGAGGCCGATGAAAGCGATCGCGATCAGTTACAGGCTATTTTCGACGCAGTTGATGAATTAGGTCAGGAGAGTCGCGGCGATATTTTGATTTTTATGAGCGGCGAGCGGGAAATCCGCGATACCGCCGATGCATTGCAAAAGCGCGATTTACCGCATACGGAAATCCTGCCGCTGTATGCACGTTTGTCCAATGCCGAGCAGAACCGGGTTTTCCAGTCTCACGGCGGTCGGCGTATTGTGCTGGCGACCAATGTGGCGGAAACCTCGCTCACCGTGCCGGGGATCAAATACGTTATCGATCCTGGTACTGCGCGTATCAGCCGTTATAGCTATCGTACCAAGGTACAACGTTTACCGATTGAGCCCATTTCGCAGGCGTCGGCTAATCAGCGTAAAGGGCGCTGCGGGCGCGTCTCGGAAGGGATCTGTATTCGTCTTTATTCCGAAGATGATTTTCTCAGTCGCCCGGCGTTTACCGACCCGGAAATTCTGCGCACCAATCTCGCCTCGGTTATTTTGCAAATGACTGCGCTAGGGTTGGGCGATATTAGCGCTTTCCCGTTTGTGGAAGCACCGGATAAACGTCACATTCAGGACGGCGTCCGGTTGTTGGAAGAGCTGGGTGCCATTGTTCAGCAAGAGCAGCAACGCTATCAACTCACCGCTTCAGGCCGCCAACTGGCGCAATTACCGGTTGACCCGCGCCTGGCACGCATGGTGCTGGAAGCGCAAAAATATGGCTGTGTGCGTGAAGCGATGATTATTACCGCCGCGTTATCGATTCAGGATCCGCGTGAGCGCCCGGTTGAGAAGCAACAGGCATCAGACGAAAAACATCGCCGTTTTGCCGATAAAGAGTCAGATTTCCTGACCTTCGTGAATCTGTGGAACTATGTACAGGAGCAGCAAAAAGCGCTGTCCGGCAACCAGTTTCGCCGTCAGTGCAAAAGCGATTACCTTAACTACCTGCGAGTACGCGAATGGCAGGATATTTATACCCAATTGCGTCAGGTGGTGCGTGAGTTAGGGATGCCGGTGAACAGTGAACCCGCGCCATACCGGGAAATACATACCGCCTTATTAACCGGTTTGTTGTCGCATATCGGCCAGAAAGATGCCGAGAAGCAGGAGTTTACCGGCGCGCGCAATGCGCGGTTCGCCATTTTTCCCGGTTCCGGTCTGTTTAAAAAGCCGCCCAAATGGACGATGGTTGCAGAACTGGTGGAAACCAGTCGGTTGTGGGGGCGCATTGCCGCGCGTATCGATCCGGAGTGGATCGAGCCGGTCGCTCAGCATTTATTAAAACGTAGTTACAGCGAGCCGCATTGGGAAAAAGCGCAGGGCGCAGTGATGGCGGCGGAGAAAGTGACGCTGTATGGCCTGCCGATCGTGGCGGCGCGAAAGGTGAATTACGGTAAAATCGACCCGCAGTTGTCACGTGAGTTATTTATTCGCCATGCGTTGGTTGAGGGTGACTGGCAGACGCGACACGCGTTCTTCCAGGCAAACCAGAGATTGCGTAACGAAGTTGAAGATCTGGAACACAAGACGCGTCGACGCGATATTTTAGTTGATGATGAAACGCTGTTTACCTTCTACGACAGCCGCATTGGGCATGATGTGGTCTCGGCGCGTCATTTTGATAGCTGGTGGAAAACCGCCGGACGCGAAACGCCCGAATTGCTTAACTTTGATAAGCAAATGTTGATTAAAGAGGGCGCCGAAGCGGTAAGTAAACTGGATTACCCGAATTTTTGGTATCAGGGTAATTTAAAACTGCGCCTGAGCTACCAGTTTGAACCGGGCGCTGATGCGGATGGCGTGACGGTTCATATTCCGCTGCCGTTACTCAACCAGGTTGATGCCGCCGGGTTTGAGTGGCAAATCCCTGGCGTCCGGCGCGAACTGGTCATCGCGTTAATTAAATCGCTACCAAAGCCAATACGTCGCAACTTTGTTCCGGCGCCAAATTACGCAGAAGCCTTTTTAGGGCGGGCCACGCCGCTGGAAACGCCGTTACTGGATGCGCTGGAGCGTGAATTTCGGCGTATGAGCGGTGTTACCATTGAGCGCGAGGCGTGGCAGTGGGAACAGGTGCCCGATCATCTTAAAATCACCTTTCGGGTGGTGGATGATAAAAACCGCAAACTGAAAGAGGGCAAAGACCTTACTGAACTGAAAGCGCAACTTAAAGAGAAAGTGCAGGAAACGCTTTCGAATGTGGCGGACGAGGGGCTAGAACAGAGTGGGTTGCATATCTGGAGCTTCGGTGATTTGCCCGACCATTTTGAACAAAAACGCGGCAATTACAGCGTCAAGGCATGGCCTGCGTTGGTGGATGAGAAAGAGAGCGTGGCGATCCGCCTGTTCGATAGCCAGCATGAGCAACAAAAGCGCATGTGGCAGGGGCAACGGCGCTTGCTGCTACTCAATATTCCTTCGCCGATTAAATATCTGCACGAAAAATTACCGAATAAAGCCAAGTTGGGGCTCTATTTTAACCCTTACGGTAAGGTGCTCGATCTGATCGATGATTGCATTGCGTGTGGCGTAGATAAGTTAATCGCCGGGTTTGGCGGGCCAACGTGGAAACGGGATGAATTTACGCGTTTACATGACAAGGTTCGCGCGGAACTCAATGATACGGTGGTTGAAATTGCGCAAAGCGTGGAGCAAATTTTAACCGCAGTCTTCACTATCAATAAACGCCTAAAGGGGCGTGTCGATATGAGTATGGCGCTGGCGTTATCGGATATTAAAGCGCAAATGGCTGGGTTGGTGTATCGCGGTTTTGTCACGCAAAACGGCTGGAAACGTTTGCCGGATACGCTGCGTTATCTACAGGCCATTGAACGGCGCCTGGAAAAGCTGCCGGTTGATCCCCATAGCGATCGCGCGCGGATGTTAAAAGTTGAGCAGGTACAACAAGCCTGGCAAAGCTGGCTCAATAAGCTTCCGCCTTTGCGCCGTGATGATGAGGATGTGCAAGAGATCCGTTGGATGATTGAGGAGCTGCGGGTCAGTTATTTTGCCCAACAGTTGGGGACGCCATTCCCGATTTCCGATAAGCGTATTATTCAGGCAATGGAGCAAATTGTCGCTTAA
- the azoR gene encoding FMN-dependent NADH-azoreductase produces the protein MSKVLVLKSSILAGYSQSSQLADFYAEQVSAKGDQVTVRDLAANPIPVLDGELVGALRPSDSPLTPRQQEALALSDELIAELQAHDVIVIAAPMYNFNIPTQLKNYFDLIARAGVTFRYTEAGPEGLVKGKRAVILSSRGGIHKDTPTDLLTPYVKLFLGFLGITDVNFVFAEGIAYGPEVATKSTTDAKDAIKQIVAA, from the coding sequence ATGAGCAAAGTTTTAGTTCTGAAATCCAGTATTCTCGCCGGTTATTCCCAGTCAAGCCAACTGGCTGATTTTTACGCTGAGCAGGTCTCTGCCAAAGGCGATCAGGTTACGGTACGCGATTTAGCAGCGAACCCGATTCCGGTACTTGACGGCGAACTGGTTGGCGCGCTGCGTCCTTCCGATAGCCCGCTGACGCCGCGTCAGCAAGAAGCGTTAGCGCTGTCTGATGAACTGATTGCCGAGCTGCAAGCTCATGATGTGATTGTTATTGCGGCACCCATGTACAATTTCAATATCCCGACGCAATTGAAAAACTATTTTGACCTGATCGCCCGTGCAGGCGTGACTTTCCGTTACACCGAAGCTGGCCCGGAAGGCCTGGTGAAAGGCAAGCGTGCGGTCATCCTCTCCAGCCGCGGTGGGATCCATAAAGACACCCCTACCGACCTGTTAACGCCGTATGTAAAACTGTTCCTCGGTTTCCTCGGTATCACTGACGTAAACTTCGTGTTTGCTGAAGGCATCGCCTATGGGCCGGAAGTGGCAACCAAGTCCACCACCGACGCGAAAGATGCTATCAAACAAATCGTTGCCGCGTAA